From Nicotiana tabacum cultivar K326 chromosome 15, ASM71507v2, whole genome shotgun sequence, the proteins below share one genomic window:
- the LOC107829437 gene encoding phytochrome-interacting ankyrin-repeat protein 1 gives MEEDRVGLIRRSRRMQMTAGDTDDRGWTPLHIVARKGDLKQVRRLLNEGMDANVMAGGPKSYGMTPLHLAAKGGHVRVMDELLERGADIDARAKGACAWTPLHHAAKERKKKAIKFLIRNGAFLPDDISDTRFNPPLHYCPGLEWAYEEMKLLQLESSSSGEASYSSEN, from the exons ATGGAGGAGGATAGGGTTGGTTTAATTAGACGCTCGAGGAGAATGCAGATGACTGCAGGTGATACAGATGATCGTGGTTGGACTCCTCTTCACATTGTTGCTCGGAAGGGTGACCTGAAACAG GTTAGAAGACTTCTTAATGAAGGCATGGATGCAAATGTGATGGCAGGGGGCCCTAAATCATATGGTATGACCCCACTCCATCTTGCTGCCAAGGGAGGTCACGTGCGAGTTATGGATGAATTGCTTGAGAGAGGTGCTGATATCGATGCTCGAGCCAAGGGTGCATGTGCAT GGACTCCACTCCATCATGCTGctaaagagagaaagaagaaagcaATTAAATTCTTGATTAGAAACGGTGCTTTTCTGCCAGATGACATCTCTGACACCAGGTTCAATCCACCACTCCACTATTGTCCTGGTCTCGAATGGGCTTATGAGGAGATGAAGCTGCTTCAGCTAGAGAGTTCATCATCTGGTGAGGCCTCCTACAGCTCGGAAAACTGA